From Etheostoma spectabile isolate EspeVRDwgs_2016 chromosome 19, UIUC_Espe_1.0, whole genome shotgun sequence, the proteins below share one genomic window:
- the LOC116707061 gene encoding kinesin-related protein 4-like: MAHPQEPTVMGSNQDEMSVSLQAISQQLETLRHQIHKRQRQFNRWHNLEEVFVSGREEEKAARKKCDYLLEEVWKLSERVQNYGIVEALYKETKASNEAMDLQRQTLQQTVRDLKNRLNNFDEVKEEYEVVRQEHEELQSEIYYLQNDLQNETSVDTMCAALKRQTEAMSQQNTALQSQLLELKERHRQSYNDAKAEKEEEIEAVKALNEHMSCENNALLQEFQSLKNKSDNLNIWRDLYKETMDRMDVLKKDNDNLNQQIQVVNDQLRIKRHLKNNYVELEAEEKVLQAQNRALGKTHSNVFKKLLNEEDWKHKYEDLKQQTDDLMLQNNKATEEIQNFNDNLIVLNAFKVNYKALKAEKIVLTNQKNTLQKELQKLEKKFSNEETLEERNNKLKSENEAVSQENSALQLKVQELGNTLRGESVWANTFNSLKVEKNTLNRMNKALQKELQKINKKVENEKALEGKCTAMRLKMENNRRQQDSLKEEISSQM, from the exons GACAGTTATGGGTAGCAACCAGGATGAAATGAGCGTGAGCCTACAGGCCATCTCCCAACAGCTTGAGACCCTGCGTCACCAAATTCACAAGCGCCAGAGACAGTTCAACCGCTGGCATAATTTGGAGGAAGTATTTGTCtcagggagggaggaggaaaaagCTGCAAGGAAGAAATGTGATTACCTTTTAGAAGAAGTGTGGAAACTCAGCGAAAGGGTCCAAAATTACGGCATTGTTGAGGCTTTgtataaagaaacaaaagctTCAAATGAGGCGATGGACCTGCAGCGTCAAACTCTGCAACAAACGGTTAGAGATCTCAAAAACCGTCTGAACAACTTTGATGAGGTGAAAGAAGAATATGAGGTCGTGAGACAAGAGCACGAGGAGCTACAGAGTGAGATTTACTACCTGCAGAACGACCTCCAAAATGAGACTAGTGTGGACACAATGTGTGCTGCATTAAAACGGCAGACAGAGGCAATGAGCCAGCAAAACACCGCCCTGCAAAGCCAGCTCCTGGAGCTCAAGGAGAGGCATCGGCAATCCTACAACGATGCAAAAGCCGAGAAAGAG GAAGAGATAGAGGCAGTCAAGGCATTAAATGAACACATGAGCTGTGAAAACAATGCCTTGCTCCAGGAATTCCAGTCTCTCAAAAATAAATCGGACAATTTAAACATCTGGCGTGACTTGTACAAGGAAACAATGGACCGCATGGACGTTTTGAAGAAAGACAACGATAATTTGAATCAGCAAATCCAAGTCGTAAACGACCAGCTCAGgattaaaagacatttaaagaacaATTACGTAGAACTGGAAGCTGAAGAGAAAGTTTTGCAGGCAcaaaaccgagccctgggtaaaACCCAttctaatgtttttaaaaagcttctgAATGAAGAAGACTGGAAGCACAAATATGAAGATCTGAAACAACAGACAGACGACTTGATGCTCCAGAACAACAAAGCCACTGAGGAAATCCAAAACTTCAATGACAACCTCATAGTTTTGAATGCATTTAAGGTGAATTATAAAGCCCTGAAGGCAGAGAAAATAGTTCTCACAAACCAGAAGAACACTCTGCAGAAAGAACTCCAGAAGCTGGAGAAAAAGTTCTCCAACGAAGAAACTCTGGAGGAACGAAATAACAAGTTGAAGTCAGAGAACGAAGCAGTGAGCCAAGAAAACAGCGCTCTGCAGCTTAAAGTTCAGGAGCTCGGCAACACACTCCGAGGTGAGAGCGTTTGGGCCAACACATTCAATTCCCTGAAAGTGGAGAAAAACACCTTGAACCGGATGAATAAGGCCCTTCAGAAAGAACTACAGAAGATTAATAAAAAGGTGGAAAACGAAAAAGCTCTGGAGGGGAAGTGTACAGCGATGAGGTTGAAGATGGAGAACAACCGCAGACAGCAGGACTCCCTGAAAGAAGAAATCAGCTCCCAGATGTGA